Sequence from the Bremerella volcania genome:
GTTCATCTGAACGTGCTGGAAAACTTCAGCCCGACCCTGGCCGAAGACGCGACCCGCTGCCCCTTCGTGTTTCTGGCCAACGGATCGCCGACCACCCAGTTGAAGGTGCTTAATCAAATGACTGGCCCACGTCTGGTCGTTGCCGACACGATGGACCTGTGGATCGAAATCGAACGCGACGAACTCATGACGCTGCTCAACCGCATCGACGGCCTGGTGCTTAACGACAGCGAAGCAAAGCTGCTGACCCAGGAAGAAAACCTGGTGAAAGCAGGCCAAAAGGTCCTGGAAATGGGACCGAAGTTCGTGGTTTTGAAGAAGGGGGAACATGGGGCGATGTTCTTCTCGAAAAGCGAAACTTACGTGATGCCTGCTTTCCCCACGCCGCACGTGGTTGATCCGACCGGTGCTGGCGACAGCTTCGCTGGTGGCATGATGGGCTACCTGGCCGAAAAGAACGACTTCGATCCGAAGA
This genomic interval carries:
- a CDS encoding PfkB family carbohydrate kinase — protein: MSLLVVGSIAIDSIHTPTEVRENIIGGSATHFSYAASFFSGVRMVGVVGEDWQAEHTQLFSERGIDTTGIEVEKGGKTFRWTGKYHDNMNDRDTLEVHLNVLENFSPTLAEDATRCPFVFLANGSPTTQLKVLNQMTGPRLVVADTMDLWIEIERDELMTLLNRIDGLVLNDSEAKLLTQEENLVKAGQKVLEMGPKFVVLKKGEHGAMFFSKSETYVMPAFPTPHVVDPTGAGDSFAGGMMGYLAEKNDFDPKTLKEAMAYGTVVASLIVEDFSMDRLKGASRDEIDGRFAQYRQMLTF